The following coding sequences lie in one Primulina huaijiensis isolate GDHJ02 chromosome 2, ASM1229523v2, whole genome shotgun sequence genomic window:
- the LOC140971315 gene encoding formin-like protein 13 isoform X5: MEREEMMFRVMFNTAFIRSNILILNRDEIDILWDAKDRFPRDFRAEVIFSEMDAAASTVPLEFSCFEEKDGLPLEAFAKVQEMFNSVDWLVPKGDAAVEVLQNLSLSNAVIEACSHSEKSPENHHPAMQEYSAESPTNLTSDKQSNFSPQVSSNIDVLKQADPQANKIEAVIFTKPTPVPPGEPTPLTSTVKTLHLLHTKQLGSDARVIDIARAGPCLTETEIMSSNTFFSTSPISPTNDLVVGPGQSRVSPTTPPPPLTPSLEDRIEVQSGVGPPLWSPEMPSVSTPLSKDDTTVAGDLSLSSTRSPMSDDSAMIFRSLTLTPPHSAEEMAKVSRAVSLPPPPLPPPPLPRSSNHSSSTEDAVICDRVVSTLPVSHSFVPNNIQRTKTEPPPPPPSPHFSCTWTTYVTLKIASHVSVPLKEDSVSISGRHNSNDPPMDHSSSGFEPLSLPPLSITPLLMNNLATKPPPSPPPPPPPPLVLPNEILSDRGGRLPLHPPRTPVPISTLKEHLGSLVAPPTPTLTPPQPPPPPPLAMPMMDGSATRCVPGPPPPPPPPHPPISPMKEHLGSVVAPPTPPPPPPPPLASPMMDGSAKRSTPPPPPPPPMSPGESSSIRGGRPPPPPPFHSRKGPSSMSPPPPPPVPALSAKDGCLPTLDAPSIPSVPPPLNSYKEASNVTTTTTRASSFPGSPSPPPPSITPPAVKGKSLLSRTLTSKNNQTKKLKPLHWLKLSRAVSGSLWAETQKSGEASKAPEIDISELESLFSAAVPNPDQGRSGRKLSSRGSMANKSEKVQLIDHRRAYNCEIMLSKVKIPLHDLLSSVLSLEDSALDVDQVDNLIKFCPTKEEMQILKGYTGDKGSLGKCEQFFLALMQVPRIESKLRVFSFKIQFSSQVSDLRNNLNVVNSASDQIRGSSKLKRIMQTILSLGNALNQGTARGSAIGFRLDSLLKLTETRARNNKMTLMHYLCKVLADKLPELLDFWQDLSSLEHASKIQLKFLAEEMQAISKGLEKVVQELSMSENDGPTSDNFRKALKEFLSFSEGEVRSLASLYSGVGRNVDALILYFGEDPSRCPFEQVISTLLNFVRMFKKSNEENCKQLEFERKKAEKEASAEKSKINATEKDSGNLILSRVKSVK, translated from the exons ATGGAGAGAGAAGAGATGATGTTCCGAGTCATGTTCAATACAGCTTTTATTaggtcaaatattttaatactcaACCGGGATGAAATTGACATATTGTGGGATGCTAAGGATCGATTCCCTAGAGACTTTAGGGCAGag GTTATTTTCTCTGAGATGGATGCTGCTGCTTCCACAGTTCCTCTGGAATTTTCCTGTTTTGAAGAGAAAGATGGGCTTCCATTGGAGGCATTTGCTAAAGTCCAGGAGATGTTTAATAGTGTGGATTGGTTGGTACCAAAAGGAGATGCCGCTGTTGAAGTTCTCCAGAATTTATCTTTATCAAATGCTGTCATTGAAGCTTGTTCTCATTCAGAAAAGTCTCCAGAAAATCACCATCCTGCCATGCAAGAATATAGTGCTGAGAGCCCAACAAATTTAACTTCAGATAAGCAGAGTAACTTTTCTCCCCAAGTGTCCTCAAATATAGATGTGCTTAAGCAGGCTGATCCCCAAGCAAATAAAATTGAGGCAGTAATATTCACCAAGCCAACACCAGTTCCTCCAGGAGAACCAACTCCGCTCACATCAACTGTCAAAACTTTGCATCTCTTACACACTAAACAGCTTGGTTCTGATGCTCGTGTAATTGATATTGCTAGAGCAGGTCCTTGTCTAACTGAAACTGAGATAATGTCTTCTAACACCTTTTTTTCAACTTCTCCAATTTCACCTACAAATGATCTTGTTGTTGGTCCTGGACAATCTCGAGTCAGTCCGACAACGCCGCCACCTCCTCTTACTCCATCTTTGGAGGATAGGATAGAAGTCCAAAGTGGGGTTGGTCCTCCTCTTTGGTCCCCAGAGATGCCCAGTGTTTCAACTCCACTTTCAAAGGATGACACTACAGTTGCGGGTGATTTATCCCTTTCTTCTACTCGAAGTCCTATGAGTGATGATAGCGCCATGATTTTTAGATCTCTTACACTGACACCTCCTCATTCAGCTGAAGAAATGGCTAAAGTTTCTAGGGCTGTATCccttccaccaccaccactACCACCACCACCTCTACCTCGATCTTCTAATCATTCTTCCTCTACTGAAGATGCAGTGATATGTGACAGAGTCGTTTCTACTCTTCCAGTATCCCATTCATTTGTTCCAAATAATATTCAAAGAACCAAAACTgaacctccaccaccaccaccatctCCTCATTTTTCTTGTACTTGGACAACATATGTTACTCTTAAAATTGCATCTCATGTATCTGTTCCATTGAAGGAAGATTCGGTTTCTATATCAGGTCGTCACAATTCCAATGATCCTCCAATGGATCATTCATCCTCCGGTTTTGAGCCATTATCTCTACCTCCCCTTTCAATTACCCCACTATTGATGAATAATTTGGCTACAAAACCTCCACCTAGtccaccacctccacctccacctccttTAGTCCTTCCAAATGAGATCTTATCTGATAGAGGTGGGCGCCTACCCCTACATCCACCTCGAACCCCTGTTCCAATTTCGACTCTAAAGGAACATTTAGGTTCTTTAGTTGCTCCTCCAACTCCAACTCTAACTCCTCCTcaacctccacctccacctccttTAGCCATGCCTATGATGGATGGTTCAGCCACTAGATGTGTACCCggtccacctccacctccacctccaccacaTCCTCCAATTTCCCCGATGAAGGAACATTTAGGTTCTGTAGTTGCTCCTCCAactcctccacctccacctccacctccctTAGCCTCGCCTATGATGGATGGCTCAGCCAAAAGATCTACacctcctccacctccacctcctccAATGTCTCCCGGTGAGAGTTCATCGATAAGAGGAGGTCGTCCTCCTCCACCTCCTCCATTTCATTCTAGGAAGGGACCATCTTCGATGTCTCCCCCACCCCCACCTCCTGTCCCAGCTCTTTCTGCAAAAGATGGTTGTCTTCCTACTTTAGACGCACCTTCCATTCCTTCGGTCCCTCCTCCACTCAATTCTTATAAAGAAGCTTCAAATGTAACGACTACGACTACTAGAGCTAGTAGTTTCCCTGGGTCTCCATCTCCTCCGCCACCTTCTATTACTCCTCCTGCAGTTAAAGGGAAATCTTTGCTGTCACGCACTCTCACTTCTAAGAATAACCAAACAAAGAAATTAAAGCCACTGCATTGGCTAAAATTATCTAGGGCGGTTTCAGGAAGCTTGTGGGCAGAAACACAAAAATCTGGTGAAGCTTCCAA GGCTCCTGAGATTGATATTTCAGAACTTGAGTCTCTCTTCTCTGCAGCAGTTCCAAATCCTGATCAAGGGCGCTCAGGCAGAAAACTTAGTTCACGAGGCTCAATGGCAAATAAATCTGAAAAAGTGCAACTG ATAGATCATAGGCGTGCGTACAATTGTGAAATCATGCTTTCAAAAGTGAAGATACCCTTGCACGACTTACTG AGCTCTGTACTTTCATTGGAAGACTCGGCATTAGATGTTGATCAGGTTGACAACCTCATTAAGTTTTGTCCAACCAAAGAGGAGATGCAAATACTTAAG GGTTATACAGGGGATAAAGGTAGTTTAGGAAAATGTGAACAG TTTTTTCTGGCGTTGATGCAAGTGCCAAGGATAGAGTCTAAGCTGAGAGTTTTTTCATTTAAGATTCAATTCTCCTCCCAG GTTTCTGACCTCAGGAATAATTTGAATGTTGTAAATTCTGCATCAGATCAG ATTAGGGGTTCCTCCAAGTTAAAAAGAATAATGCAAACAATCCTTTCTCTTGGTAATGCCTTGAACCAAGGAACTGCTAGAG GTTCTGCTATTGGGTTCAGGTTGGACAGCCTGCTCAAACTTACTGAAACACGTGCCAGGAACAACAAGATGACATTGATGCATTATCTTTGCAAG GTACTTGCTGATAAACTACCAGAGCTTCTTGATTTTTGGCAAGATCTGTCTAGCTTGGAACATGCATCAAAG ATACAACTGAAATTTTTGGCCGAGGAAATGCAAGCCATTAGCAAAGGTCTTGAAAAAGTTGTGCAGGAATTATCCATGTCTGAAAATGATGGACCCACGTCTGACAATTTTCGCAAG GCTTTGAAGGAGTTTCTTAGTTTCTCTGAAGGTGAAGTGAGGTCCTTGGCTTCACTTTATTCTGGAGTG GGTAGAAATGTGGATGCATTGATCCTTTATTTTGGCGAGGACCCATCTCGCTGCCCATTTGAGCAAG TGATTTCAACGCTACTGAACTTTGTGAGAATGTTCAAAAAATCCAACGAGGAAAACTGCAAGCAGCTGGAGTTTGAGAGAAAGAAGGCAGAAAAGGAGGCTTCGGCTGAGAAATCAAAGATAAACGCAACCGAAAAAGATAGCGGGAACTTGATCTTGTCCCGAGTCAAGAGCGTCAAATGA